The Aphis gossypii isolate Hap1 chromosome 3, ASM2018417v2, whole genome shotgun sequence genome includes a region encoding these proteins:
- the LOC126550681 gene encoding uncharacterized protein LOC126550681 — protein MKCHVYFTVLDDLFNGLENRFNQETLNLIGAISRLVKLKTEEFDIELISRKFVLNSDELEGELRLLRSLPDFVAGPSNKTIHQWLEKLSISKNFVNVNKALKLFTTIPVTSCSCERAFSKLSLVKTKLRSRMSQERLDAMMLIFVEQELASEINYDEVIDEFKHLHPFDRRLEL, from the coding sequence ATGAAATGTCATGTTTACTTCACTGTATTAGATGATTTGTTTAACGGTCTTGAAAATCGATTTAATCaggaaacattaaatttaattggtgCAATTAGTCGTttagtaaaactaaaaactgaaGAATTTGACATTGAATTAATTTCACGGAAGTTTGTACTTAATAGTGACGAATTAGAAGGTGAATTAAGACTTCTACGTTCTTTGCCCGATTTTGTAGCAGGACCATCAAACAAAACAATTCATCAGTGgttagaaaaattatcaattagtaaaaattttgttaatgtaaataaagcGTTGAAACTTTTTACTACTATTCCTGTGACAAGTTGCTCTTGCGAAAGAGCTTTTTCCAAATTAAGTttggtaaaaacaaaattaagaaGCCGCATGTCGCAAGAAAGATTAGATGCAATGATGTTGATATTTGTAGAACAAGAACTAGCATCAGAGATAAATTATGACGAAGTAATTGatgaatttaaacatttgcATCCTTTTGACCGAAgattagaattataa